One genomic window of Bacillus mycoides includes the following:
- a CDS encoding DUF2785 domain-containing protein produces the protein MLQQQLEEIRTNNYIMANTIHIDSLSSSMLQHIGVTDSYLRDKLIYSTFYHLIKKDYISHTHLQKLLSESISENYLFYKIHTDDDDAVFTRAFTTLLIALIIDADTNHNFLSQTDISNVKDKLILYMNKEHDLRGYVQERGWAHSVAHASDTFEALVNNPKLETLHHEEILQTLLNKICVHSIYYKYEEDERIVYPIVAMLQNGLEEEVLILALHNLVAQLQVQKPTLHIKSYEFLYGNIKSFLRSLFFKLRTMSICKKTEREIEKSLQELHKYYY, from the coding sequence ATGTTACAACAACAGTTAGAAGAAATTCGTACTAATAATTACATAATGGCTAACACAATTCATATTGATTCCTTAAGTTCCAGTATGCTTCAACATATCGGTGTTACCGATAGCTATTTAAGAGACAAACTCATTTACTCTACTTTTTATCATCTAATCAAGAAGGACTATATTTCACACACCCACTTACAGAAACTATTATCAGAAAGCATCAGTGAAAACTATTTATTCTATAAAATTCATACAGATGACGATGACGCTGTATTTACCCGTGCATTTACAACATTATTAATCGCCCTCATTATAGATGCGGATACAAATCATAATTTCTTATCACAGACTGATATTTCAAATGTAAAAGATAAATTAATTCTATATATGAACAAAGAGCATGACTTACGAGGCTATGTCCAAGAACGTGGCTGGGCACATAGTGTCGCTCATGCTTCAGATACATTTGAAGCGCTTGTTAATAATCCTAAACTGGAAACTTTACATCATGAAGAAATACTACAAACTTTATTAAACAAAATTTGTGTCCATTCCATCTATTACAAATATGAAGAAGATGAGCGTATCGTTTATCCGATTGTCGCAATGCTACAAAATGGTCTAGAGGAAGAGGTACTCATATTAGCCCTTCATAATTTAGTAGCTCAATTACAAGTTCAAAAACCAACACTACATATTAAATCGTACGAATTTCTATACGGAAATATAAAATCTTTCTTGCGCAGCTTATTTTTCAAATTACGTACAATGTCTATATGTAAAAAAACTGAACGTGAAATTGAAAAATCACTACAAGAACTTCATAAATATTATTACTAA
- a CDS encoding DUF6176 family protein: protein MNVELSRFKVKPGKSHRVDEWMQLLNDNMKEVLLTLNDEKMYVETIFREIRDGEEYLYWYSVQGEAGALVENSHHEIDKKHLAFWYECIDEEAPSVDMKTEVVMIQDVVKKAMK from the coding sequence ATGAATGTAGAATTATCGAGATTTAAAGTGAAGCCTGGTAAAAGTCATCGAGTAGATGAATGGATGCAGCTTCTTAATGACAATATGAAAGAAGTGCTTTTGACATTAAACGACGAAAAGATGTATGTAGAGACAATTTTCCGGGAAATAAGAGATGGAGAAGAGTACTTATATTGGTATTCTGTGCAAGGAGAAGCCGGGGCTCTTGTCGAAAATTCTCATCATGAAATTGATAAAAAGCATTTAGCGTTTTGGTATGAATGTATTGATGAGGAAGCACCGTCTGTTGATATGAAAACAGAAGTTGTTATGATTCAAGATGTTGTGAAGAAAGCAATGAAATAA
- a CDS encoding GNAT family N-acetyltransferase yields the protein MKKLSVAEYRKIFPILESHTKTTTFAYAVCDQMIDGEVFANEKLTAGLISTANGIYYVFGNTQDESYNEDLFSYIKMSIEKTEKRFTLCTSSEEWEMMIEERFSNALRNIPRMKFQRVTFEERKRDCNKSTYEVKRIDRKDIAQSNEFTEEYYKEYWGSIEAFLNDGFGFCIEQEGMIVAECVSIFSGNGFAEIDIATHKSYQGKGLAQAVATRFIEYCMKNDITPCWDCYVDNIPSQKLASKLNFYNPIEYRLFVRKRTGE from the coding sequence ATGAAAAAATTATCTGTAGCCGAGTATAGAAAAATCTTTCCGATTTTAGAAAGTCATACAAAAACGACGACGTTTGCTTATGCGGTATGTGATCAAATGATAGATGGTGAGGTTTTTGCAAACGAGAAGTTAACAGCAGGACTAATTAGTACAGCTAATGGCATTTATTATGTATTTGGTAATACGCAAGATGAAAGTTATAACGAAGATTTATTTTCTTATATAAAAATGAGCATTGAAAAAACAGAAAAACGATTTACACTCTGCACTTCTAGCGAAGAATGGGAAATGATGATTGAAGAGCGTTTTAGTAATGCACTTCGGAACATACCACGAATGAAATTTCAAAGAGTAACCTTTGAAGAGAGAAAACGAGATTGTAATAAAAGTACATATGAAGTGAAGCGTATCGATAGAAAAGATATAGCACAAAGCAATGAATTTACAGAGGAATATTATAAAGAATATTGGGGATCAATTGAAGCGTTTTTGAATGATGGTTTTGGATTTTGCATAGAACAAGAGGGAATGATTGTAGCGGAATGTGTTTCGATATTTAGCGGGAACGGATTTGCTGAAATTGATATTGCGACGCATAAATCATATCAAGGGAAAGGATTAGCCCAAGCTGTTGCAACACGGTTCATTGAATATTGCATGAAAAATGATATTACACCGTGCTGGGATTGTTATGTAGACAATATTCCTTCGCAAAAATTAGCTAGTAAATTAAATTTTTATAATCCAATAGAATATAGATTGTTTGTACGGAAGAGAACGGGGGAATAA
- a CDS encoding cupin domain-containing protein encodes METVNLIELTKDIQEQHKNFVVSNVNSHCLRIAVFTGEYDWHYHFNSDELFIVLEGELLIDFEDGETAVLKPNDSILIPACTIHRTRALKRTVNLCFENIEADTIKVEQV; translated from the coding sequence ATGGAAACTGTGAATTTAATAGAATTAACAAAGGATATTCAAGAACAACATAAAAACTTTGTCGTTTCAAATGTAAACAGTCATTGCTTACGAATCGCCGTATTTACTGGTGAATATGATTGGCACTATCATTTTAATTCGGATGAATTATTTATTGTGTTAGAGGGAGAATTACTTATTGATTTTGAAGATGGAGAAACAGCGGTTTTAAAGCCGAATGATTCTATCTTAATTCCGGCTTGTACGATTCATAGAACGAGAGCATTAAAGAGAACGGTAAATCTTTGTTTTGAAAATATAGAGGCTGATACGATTAAGGTGGAGCAAGTATGA
- a CDS encoding helix-turn-helix transcriptional regulator, whose product MDIINVTNLQKGDFVHLIKNKVKQFRVVRDITQEQLASSVQITRQSLIAIEKNKYNPSLELALKLCEFFNCKVEDLFQLDKTGEEKE is encoded by the coding sequence ATGGATATTATAAATGTAACAAATTTACAAAAAGGAGACTTTGTGCATTTGATTAAAAATAAGGTGAAACAATTCCGCGTCGTTAGAGACATCACCCAAGAGCAATTAGCCTCCTCTGTTCAAATCACTAGACAATCCCTCATCGCTATCGAGAAGAATAAATACAACCCAAGTTTAGAATTAGCATTGAAATTATGTGAGTTTTTCAACTGTAAAGTAGAAGATTTATTTCAATTAGATAAAACTGGGGAGGAAAAAGAATGA